Proteins encoded in a region of the Scyliorhinus torazame isolate Kashiwa2021f chromosome 1, sScyTor2.1, whole genome shotgun sequence genome:
- the LOC140410660 gene encoding uncharacterized protein, translated as MQAAVAGCVAHLCQHTHNRWPASISLPNTVALYPCPPQEKRTHNNRECERTGGGPADERPLTVQEERALELAGGPEDREVAMQRSGAHHQDQTSRHSSPWMPTTPWTIQGGHETGRDQAPPHTTPPGRPRAATRQGQTRSTRKTTPPARASAATQAGNTQRQGGSHRPPSQPSQDTPTQDTPTQDTPTQDTPSQDTPSQDTPSQDTLTQDTLTQDTLTQDTLTQDTLTQDTLTQDTLTQGTPTQDTPTQDTPTQDTPTQDTPTQDTPTQDTETQDTDTQDTDTQDTDTQDTDTQGMGGQEPPPQGTMDFGSDEEHDTTPLLSPTPSTTAETLTSVGHCSDEASGTLTGAHNTAIPVQQVEVGAAGRRRASRREQPSAAQTDPGFLELPHLPIDVTDPGTIEGGDGQLAAAADAGGGVHPRAGAGSGAGHACHPGRNRKGGIRGGGNGGDSVRHGEQYARPGAFRAGGVCGPGHGCPLTGSHEPAADGRGAQHRGPVSAGHGPVPAGSGPVPAGHC; from the exons atgcaggctgcagtggcaggatgtgttgcacacctctgccaacatacacacaaccgctggcctGCATCTATatctctgcctaacactgttgccctttatccctgtcccccacaggagaagcgcactcACAACAACAGGGAgtgtgagaggactggagggggtccaGCTGACGAGAGACCACTAACTGTTcaagaggagagggccctggaactcgcaggcggacccgaggaccgggaggttgcgatgcagaggtcgggggcgcaccaccaa gaccaaacgtcgaggcactcgTCCCCGTGGATGCCGACCACCCCctggacgatccagggcggccacgagacagggagAGACCAGGCCCCTCCGCATACCACGCCCCCAGGACGTCCCAGGGcagccacgagacagggacagacccggagcaccaggaagaCGACGCCCCCGGCTCGTGCGAGTGCGGCTACACAAGCGGGCAACACACAGCGacaagggggcagccacaggcccccgtcgcagccgagccaggacacccctacccaggacacccctacccaggacacccctacccaggacacccctagccaggacacccctagccaggacacccctagccaggacacccttacccaggacacccttacccaggacacccttacccaggacacccttacccaggacacccttacccaggacacccttacccaggacacccttacccagggcacccctacccaggacacccctacccaggacacccctacccaggacacccctacccaggacacacctacccaggacacccctacccaggacaccgagacacaggacaccgacacacaggacaccgatacacaggacactgacacacaggacaccgacacacaggggatgggTGGACAGGAACcaccaccccaggggaccatggactttgggtcggacgaggagcacgacactacgccactgctatctcctacaccctccaccaccgcagagacactcacctcggttgggcactgtagcgatgaggcttctggtacactcactggtgcgcacaatacagccatcccggtacagcaggtggaggtaggagcagccgggaGACGGAGGGCATCCCGGCgcgagcaaccatctgccgcccagacggatcccgggttcctggagttaccacacctacCCATAGAcgtcacggacccagggacgatcgaagggggtgacggccagcttgcggcggctgcagacgcaggtggaggagtccacccgcgtgcaggagcagggagtggtgccggtcatgcgtgccacccaggccgaaaccgcaagggtggcatccgcggtggaggcaatgggggtgacagtgtcagacatggggaacagtatgcaaggcctggggctttccgtgcaggcggcgtctgtggcccaggacatggctgccctctcacaggaagccatgagccagcagcagatggcagaggcgctcaacaccgtggcccagtctcagcaggccatggcccagtccctgcaggcagtggcccagtcccagcaggccattgctga